In a single window of the Gossypium hirsutum isolate 1008001.06 chromosome A13, Gossypium_hirsutum_v2.1, whole genome shotgun sequence genome:
- the LOC107940358 gene encoding peroxidase P7, producing the protein MAAIGSCFSKFCSALFLLVFFHGRTNAKLSTNFYSKSCPNLLPTVKFIVHSAIMKEARMGASLLRLFFHDCFVNGCDGSILLDDDISSFIGEKNAAPNRNSARGFNVVDDIKSAVEIVCPGVVSCADILAISARDSVTILGGPYWDVKLGRRDARTASQAAANNNIPSPSSNLNQLISGFNAHGLAPRDLVALSGGHTIGQARCTTFRARVYNESNIDPSFARTRQRNCPRETGSGDNNLAPLDIHTPTYFDNSYFKNLIDRRGLFHSDQQLFTGGGFTDSIVRGYSNNPRSFRSDFAAAMIKMGDISPLTGSMGEIRKNCRRVN; encoded by the exons ATGGCTGCTATTGGTTCTTGTTTTTCCAAGTTTTGTTCGGCTTTGTTTCTCCTTGTGTTCTTCCATGGAAGAACCAATGCTAAGCTTTCAAccaatttttactcaaaatcatgcCCCAACTTGTTACCTACTGTGAAATTCATTGTTCACTCTGCTATAATGAAAGAGGCTCGAATGGGTGCTTCTTTGCTTCGCTTGTTCTTTCATGACTGCTTTGTCAAT GGATGCGATGGATCGATTCTACTAGACGACGATATATCGTCCTTCATCGGAGAAAAAAATGCTGCCCCGAATCGCAACTCTGCTCGAGGATTCAATGTGGTCGACGACATCAAGTCTGCCGTCGAGATAGTTTGCCCTGGTGTTGTTTCATGTGCTGATATCTTGGCTATTTCTGCTAGAGACTCTGTTACAATT CTTGGAGGCCCCTATTGGGATGTGAAACTGGGGAGAAGAGATGCTAGGACTGCAAGCCAAGCTGCTGCTAATAACAACATTCCTTCTCCATCTTCTAACTTGAATCAACTCATTTCTGGATTCAATGCTCATGGACTTGCCCCCCGGGACTTGGTCGCTTTATCCG GGGGACATACAATTGGACAAGCAAGGTGTACAACATTCAGGGCACGGGTATACAACGAGAGCAACATCGACCCTTCCTTTGCTCGAACAAGGCAAAGAAACTGTCCGAGGGAAACTGGATCAGGTGACAACAACTTGGCACCCCTCGATATCCACACGCCTACGTATTTCGACAACAGTTATTTCAAGAACCTAATCGATAGAAGAGGTCTCTTCCATTCCGATCAACAGTTGTTCACCGGTGGCGGATTCACGGATTCCATCGTTCGGGGTTATAGCAACAATCCGAGATCCTTTCGTTCGGATTTTGCTGCTGCCATGATCAAGATGGGAGACATCAGTCCCCTCACTGGATCAATGGGAGAGATCAGGAAGAACTGTAGAAGGGTTAATTAA
- the LOC107940372 gene encoding LOB domain-containing protein 15: MSRERERFDEIGKKIKREADVVSFGGHHHQMGRRHIMGSHGTLNTITPCAACKLLRRRCAEECPFSPYFSPHEPQKFASVHKVFGASNVSKMLMEVPENQRADAASSLVYEANVRLRDPVYGCMGAISALQQQVQSLQAEINAVRAEIMKHKCREANLIPSPSHLALLSSGAVSIAAPPPMPLPQPTTAADYNTISDENVTYTLDNKYYIDKY; the protein is encoded by the exons ATGTCCAGGGAAAG GGAGAGATTTGATGAGATAGGCAAAAAGATCAAGAGAGAAGCAGATGTTGTTTCATTTGGAGGTCATCATCATCAAATGGGAAGAAGGCACATAATGGGTTCTCATGGAACCCTAAATACCATTACACCATGTGCTGCTTGTAAGCTATTGAGGCGTCGGTGTGCTGAAGAATGCCCTTTTTCTCCATATTTCTCCCCACATGAACCCCAAAAGTTTGCTTCTGTTCACAAGGTTTTTGGTGCTAGCAATGTCTCAAAGATGCTTATG GAAGTACCAGAGAATCAACGAGCCGATGCGGCGAGTAGTCTTGTTTACGAGGCGAACGTAAGGCTAAGAGACCCTGTTTATGGTTGCATGGGTGCAATCTCAGCTTTGCAACAACAAGTTCAATCTTTACAAGCTGAGATCAATGCAGTGAGGGCTGAGATAATGAAACACAAGTGTAGGGAAGCTAATCTTATACCCTCTCCTTCTCATTTAGCCTTGCTATCTTCCGGGGCTGTTTCGATCGCCGCACCACCACCAATGCCACTGCCACAACCTACCACGGCTGCAGACTATAACACTATATCGGATGAAAACGTTACCTATACTTTGGATAACAAGTATTACATAGACAAGTACtga